The following are encoded together in the Lactuca sativa cultivar Salinas chromosome 1, Lsat_Salinas_v11, whole genome shotgun sequence genome:
- the LOC111913467 gene encoding monooxygenase 1 isoform X2: MGEVGMDSNLVIIIGAGICGLATALALHKKGIKSLVFERSENLRNTTGTAIGILRNGWRALDQLGVADVLRRTGFPILRERMVLLDGMKQQVMPMKGESRSLKRKDLLDALYAALPPATVKFGCELESIKLDPKTTRPILRFIDGSSIIAKAVIGCDGAKSIVAEFLNLKPTKMFPLRSVRGLSNYPNGHSFEYELYRITKDNNLVGRVPIDNNLVYWFCPQPNVPGDERIWEDPEAIRQSTLELLGDFPEEIKEMIEIADANSLSFTHLRYRAPWDLLRGTFCNGRVTVAGDAMHVMGPFLGQGGSAGLEDAVVLARNMAEKGLDNVEEAFNLYVKVRRMRVVRLSLQTYLTGMVMGTSSLVKRLICIVFLFLLFHNPSVHVDYDCGRL, from the exons ATGGGAGAAGTGGGGATGGATAGTAATTTGGTGATTATAATCGGAGCGGGGATTTGTGGATTAGCGACAGCCCTCGCTCTTCACAAGAAGGGAATTAAGAGTTTAGTATTCGAGAGATCAGAAAATTTAAGGAACACCACCGGAACAGCAATCGGAATCCTCCGAAATGGCTGGCGTGCTCTGGATCAGCTTGGCGTCGCCGACGTTCTCCGCCGCACCGGTTTCCCTATTCTTAG GGAACGAATGGTGTTACTTGATGGGATGAAGCAACAAGTAATGCCGAT GAAAGGCGAAAGTCGTTCCTTGAAAAGGAAGGATCTTCTAGACGCTCTATATGCTGCACTTCCACCGGCCACTGTCAAGTTTGGATGCGAGCTTGAATCCATAAAATTGGACCCGAAAACTACAAGACCGATTCTTCGTTTCATTGATGGAAGCTCCATTATCGCTAAG GCTGTAATTGGTTGCGATGGAGCCAAATCCATCGTTGCTGAATTCCTTAATCTCAAGCCTACCAAGATGTTCCCCTTACGTAGCGTTAGAGGTTTATCAAACTACCCAAATGGTCATTCGTTTGAGTATGAGCTTTATCGTATCACAAAAGACAACAATCTTGTCGGAAGAGTTCCAATTGATAATAACTTGGTCTACTGGTTTTGTCCGCAACCTAATGTTCCCGGAG ATGAAAGAATCTGGGAAGATCCAGAGGCAATACGACAATCAACCTTGGAGTTGTTAGGTGATTTTCCCGAAGAAATTAAAGAAATGATTGAAATAGCAGATGCAAATTCATTGTCTTTTACACATTTAAGATATCGTGCACCATGGGACTTGCTAAGGGGGACGTTTTGTAATGGAAGAGTGACAGTTGCTGGGGACGCTATGCATGTGATGGGTCCGTTTCTAGGGCAAGGTGGTTCAGCAGGGTTAGAAGATGCGGTGGTGTTGGCTAGGAACATGGCTGAAAAGGGTTTGGACAATGTGGAAGAAGCGTTTAATCTCTATGTAAAAGTACGAAGAATGAGGGTAGTTCGATTATCTTTGCAGACGTACCTCACGGGTATGGTAATGGGAACCTCTTCACTTGTAAAGAGGCTTATTTGTATTGTGTTCCTGTTTCTTCTCTTCCACAACCCGAGTGTGCATGTAGATTATGATTGTGGTCGTCTTTAA
- the LOC111913467 gene encoding monooxygenase 1 isoform X1 produces MGEVGMDSNLVIIIGAGICGLATALALHKKGIKSLVFERSENLRNTTGTAIGILRNGWRALDQLGVADVLRRTGFPILRERMVLLDGMKQQVMPMKGESRSLKRKDLLDALYAALPPATVKFGCELESIKLDPKTTRPILRFIDGSSIIAKAVIGCDGAKSIVAEFLNLKPTKMFPLRSVRGLSNYPNGHSFEYELYRITKDNNLVGRVPIDNNLVYWFCPQPNVPGGDERIWEDPEAIRQSTLELLGDFPEEIKEMIEIADANSLSFTHLRYRAPWDLLRGTFCNGRVTVAGDAMHVMGPFLGQGGSAGLEDAVVLARNMAEKGLDNVEEAFNLYVKVRRMRVVRLSLQTYLTGMVMGTSSLVKRLICIVFLFLLFHNPSVHVDYDCGRL; encoded by the exons ATGGGAGAAGTGGGGATGGATAGTAATTTGGTGATTATAATCGGAGCGGGGATTTGTGGATTAGCGACAGCCCTCGCTCTTCACAAGAAGGGAATTAAGAGTTTAGTATTCGAGAGATCAGAAAATTTAAGGAACACCACCGGAACAGCAATCGGAATCCTCCGAAATGGCTGGCGTGCTCTGGATCAGCTTGGCGTCGCCGACGTTCTCCGCCGCACCGGTTTCCCTATTCTTAG GGAACGAATGGTGTTACTTGATGGGATGAAGCAACAAGTAATGCCGAT GAAAGGCGAAAGTCGTTCCTTGAAAAGGAAGGATCTTCTAGACGCTCTATATGCTGCACTTCCACCGGCCACTGTCAAGTTTGGATGCGAGCTTGAATCCATAAAATTGGACCCGAAAACTACAAGACCGATTCTTCGTTTCATTGATGGAAGCTCCATTATCGCTAAG GCTGTAATTGGTTGCGATGGAGCCAAATCCATCGTTGCTGAATTCCTTAATCTCAAGCCTACCAAGATGTTCCCCTTACGTAGCGTTAGAGGTTTATCAAACTACCCAAATGGTCATTCGTTTGAGTATGAGCTTTATCGTATCACAAAAGACAACAATCTTGTCGGAAGAGTTCCAATTGATAATAACTTGGTCTACTGGTTTTGTCCGCAACCTAATGTTCCCGGAGGTG ATGAAAGAATCTGGGAAGATCCAGAGGCAATACGACAATCAACCTTGGAGTTGTTAGGTGATTTTCCCGAAGAAATTAAAGAAATGATTGAAATAGCAGATGCAAATTCATTGTCTTTTACACATTTAAGATATCGTGCACCATGGGACTTGCTAAGGGGGACGTTTTGTAATGGAAGAGTGACAGTTGCTGGGGACGCTATGCATGTGATGGGTCCGTTTCTAGGGCAAGGTGGTTCAGCAGGGTTAGAAGATGCGGTGGTGTTGGCTAGGAACATGGCTGAAAAGGGTTTGGACAATGTGGAAGAAGCGTTTAATCTCTATGTAAAAGTACGAAGAATGAGGGTAGTTCGATTATCTTTGCAGACGTACCTCACGGGTATGGTAATGGGAACCTCTTCACTTGTAAAGAGGCTTATTTGTATTGTGTTCCTGTTTCTTCTCTTCCACAACCCGAGTGTGCATGTAGATTATGATTGTGGTCGTCTTTAA
- the LOC111913467 gene encoding monooxygenase 1 isoform X3 — protein sequence MLLNLGLNHFVHFYGMQFLSFVRKGESRSLKRKDLLDALYAALPPATVKFGCELESIKLDPKTTRPILRFIDGSSIIAKAVIGCDGAKSIVAEFLNLKPTKMFPLRSVRGLSNYPNGHSFEYELYRITKDNNLVGRVPIDNNLVYWFCPQPNVPGGDERIWEDPEAIRQSTLELLGDFPEEIKEMIEIADANSLSFTHLRYRAPWDLLRGTFCNGRVTVAGDAMHVMGPFLGQGGSAGLEDAVVLARNMAEKGLDNVEEAFNLYVKVRRMRVVRLSLQTYLTGMVMGTSSLVKRLICIVFLFLLFHNPSVHVDYDCGRL from the exons ATGTTACTCAATCTTGGTTTAAATCATTTTGTTCATTTTTATGGCATGCAATTTTTATCGTTTGTTAGGAAAGGCGAAAGTCGTTCCTTGAAAAGGAAGGATCTTCTAGACGCTCTATATGCTGCACTTCCACCGGCCACTGTCAAGTTTGGATGCGAGCTTGAATCCATAAAATTGGACCCGAAAACTACAAGACCGATTCTTCGTTTCATTGATGGAAGCTCCATTATCGCTAAG GCTGTAATTGGTTGCGATGGAGCCAAATCCATCGTTGCTGAATTCCTTAATCTCAAGCCTACCAAGATGTTCCCCTTACGTAGCGTTAGAGGTTTATCAAACTACCCAAATGGTCATTCGTTTGAGTATGAGCTTTATCGTATCACAAAAGACAACAATCTTGTCGGAAGAGTTCCAATTGATAATAACTTGGTCTACTGGTTTTGTCCGCAACCTAATGTTCCCGGAGGTG ATGAAAGAATCTGGGAAGATCCAGAGGCAATACGACAATCAACCTTGGAGTTGTTAGGTGATTTTCCCGAAGAAATTAAAGAAATGATTGAAATAGCAGATGCAAATTCATTGTCTTTTACACATTTAAGATATCGTGCACCATGGGACTTGCTAAGGGGGACGTTTTGTAATGGAAGAGTGACAGTTGCTGGGGACGCTATGCATGTGATGGGTCCGTTTCTAGGGCAAGGTGGTTCAGCAGGGTTAGAAGATGCGGTGGTGTTGGCTAGGAACATGGCTGAAAAGGGTTTGGACAATGTGGAAGAAGCGTTTAATCTCTATGTAAAAGTACGAAGAATGAGGGTAGTTCGATTATCTTTGCAGACGTACCTCACGGGTATGGTAATGGGAACCTCTTCACTTGTAAAGAGGCTTATTTGTATTGTGTTCCTGTTTCTTCTCTTCCACAACCCGAGTGTGCATGTAGATTATGATTGTGGTCGTCTTTAA
- the LOC111913467 gene encoding monooxygenase 1 isoform X4 codes for MPRERMVLLDGMKQQVMPMKGESRSLKRKDLLDALYAALPPATVKFGCELESIKLDPKTTRPILRFIDGSSIIAKAVIGCDGAKSIVAEFLNLKPTKMFPLRSVRGLSNYPNGHSFEYELYRITKDNNLVGRVPIDNNLVYWFCPQPNVPGGDERIWEDPEAIRQSTLELLGDFPEEIKEMIEIADANSLSFTHLRYRAPWDLLRGTFCNGRVTVAGDAMHVMGPFLGQGGSAGLEDAVVLARNMAEKGLDNVEEAFNLYVKVRRMRVVRLSLQTYLTGMVMGTSSLVKRLICIVFLFLLFHNPSVHVDYDCGRL; via the exons ATGCCCAGGGAACGAATGGTGTTACTTGATGGGATGAAGCAACAAGTAATGCCGAT GAAAGGCGAAAGTCGTTCCTTGAAAAGGAAGGATCTTCTAGACGCTCTATATGCTGCACTTCCACCGGCCACTGTCAAGTTTGGATGCGAGCTTGAATCCATAAAATTGGACCCGAAAACTACAAGACCGATTCTTCGTTTCATTGATGGAAGCTCCATTATCGCTAAG GCTGTAATTGGTTGCGATGGAGCCAAATCCATCGTTGCTGAATTCCTTAATCTCAAGCCTACCAAGATGTTCCCCTTACGTAGCGTTAGAGGTTTATCAAACTACCCAAATGGTCATTCGTTTGAGTATGAGCTTTATCGTATCACAAAAGACAACAATCTTGTCGGAAGAGTTCCAATTGATAATAACTTGGTCTACTGGTTTTGTCCGCAACCTAATGTTCCCGGAGGTG ATGAAAGAATCTGGGAAGATCCAGAGGCAATACGACAATCAACCTTGGAGTTGTTAGGTGATTTTCCCGAAGAAATTAAAGAAATGATTGAAATAGCAGATGCAAATTCATTGTCTTTTACACATTTAAGATATCGTGCACCATGGGACTTGCTAAGGGGGACGTTTTGTAATGGAAGAGTGACAGTTGCTGGGGACGCTATGCATGTGATGGGTCCGTTTCTAGGGCAAGGTGGTTCAGCAGGGTTAGAAGATGCGGTGGTGTTGGCTAGGAACATGGCTGAAAAGGGTTTGGACAATGTGGAAGAAGCGTTTAATCTCTATGTAAAAGTACGAAGAATGAGGGTAGTTCGATTATCTTTGCAGACGTACCTCACGGGTATGGTAATGGGAACCTCTTCACTTGTAAAGAGGCTTATTTGTATTGTGTTCCTGTTTCTTCTCTTCCACAACCCGAGTGTGCATGTAGATTATGATTGTGGTCGTCTTTAA